In Candidatus Roseilinea sp., one DNA window encodes the following:
- a CDS encoding NrdH-redoxin: MSNTQPPVKFYGAMWCGDTRRARSWFDNNKVPYEWIDVDKNKEAEEFVKSVNNGFRSIPTIVFADGSRLTEPSVRKLEEHARKLGLIPPAPEPLSDV; this comes from the coding sequence ATGTCCAACACCCAACCACCCGTCAAGTTCTACGGCGCCATGTGGTGCGGCGACACACGCCGCGCTCGCTCGTGGTTCGACAACAACAAGGTCCCATACGAGTGGATAGATGTGGACAAGAACAAGGAGGCCGAGGAGTTCGTCAAGTCGGTCAACAACGGCTTCCGCAGCATTCCGACGATCGTCTTCGCCGACGGCTCACGGCTGACCGAGCCGAGCGTGCGCAAGCTAGAAGAACACGCGCGCAAACTCGGCTTGATCCCGCCGGCGCCCGAACCACTTTCTGATGTCTGA
- a CDS encoding aminoglycoside phosphotransferase — protein MDVQVLAAYGLEPQRFDVQPFGHGHINKTYLATDRAGDAHYILQRINTNVFKQPQIIARNHRLAGDYLARTQPDYLLPHIIPTAAGDDLYCDGASYWRMTPYVPNTVALNEATSPQQAYEAARQFGRLARLTADIDLSEFRPTIPNFHNLALRFEAFEQAIASADDARRRKASDLIEAMLAAASIVETYVALVRDGGLPDRLMHHDTKINNVLLHQDTFEGVCVIDLDTLMPGKILSDVGDMVRTYVCPVSEEVRDVSRVVVREAYFAALMDGYLSEMRGALTLLERELLFYAGEFMIYMQALRFLTDYLAGDVYYPITYDAHNLDRARNQWALLTCLRQKERSLREIIRKCL, from the coding sequence ATGGACGTGCAGGTGTTAGCCGCATACGGTTTGGAACCGCAACGGTTCGATGTGCAGCCGTTCGGCCATGGCCACATTAACAAAACTTATCTGGCGACCGACCGTGCGGGCGATGCGCACTACATCCTGCAGCGCATCAACACCAACGTCTTCAAGCAGCCGCAGATCATCGCGCGCAATCATCGGCTGGCCGGCGACTATCTGGCGCGCACGCAACCCGACTATCTCCTTCCGCACATCATTCCCACCGCCGCCGGCGACGATCTATATTGCGACGGCGCAAGCTATTGGCGCATGACGCCCTACGTGCCGAACACGGTCGCGTTGAACGAAGCGACCTCCCCGCAGCAGGCCTATGAGGCAGCCAGGCAGTTTGGCCGGCTGGCGCGGTTGACCGCAGACATTGATTTGTCAGAATTCCGGCCGACGATCCCCAACTTTCACAATCTGGCGCTTCGCTTCGAGGCCTTCGAGCAGGCCATCGCCTCAGCGGATGACGCACGCAGACGCAAGGCGTCCGACTTGATCGAAGCCATGCTCGCTGCGGCGTCCATCGTGGAGACATACGTTGCCCTGGTTCGCGACGGTGGTCTGCCCGACCGGCTGATGCACCACGACACGAAGATCAACAACGTGCTGCTGCATCAAGACACATTCGAGGGCGTGTGCGTCATTGACTTGGACACGTTGATGCCGGGCAAGATCCTCTCCGACGTCGGCGACATGGTGCGCACCTACGTGTGCCCGGTCTCGGAAGAAGTGCGCGATGTGAGTCGCGTCGTTGTACGCGAGGCATACTTCGCTGCGCTGATGGATGGTTATCTATCCGAAATGCGCGGCGCGCTCACCCTGCTCGAACGCGAGCTGTTGTTCTACGCGGGTGAGTTTATGATCTACATGCAAGCGCTGCGCTTCCTGACCGATTATCTGGCGGGCGATGTGTACTACCCGATAACATACGACGCACACAACCTCGACCGAGCGCGCAACCAGTGGGCCTTGCTCACCTGCTTGCGCCAAAAAGAGCGGTCGCTGCGCGAGATCATACGAAAGTGTTTATAA
- the nuoM-1 gene encoding NADH:ubiquinone oxidoreductase subunit M yields MLSLITFIPIIGAAVVALAPRRLARVIALAASLVAFVLSLGLLAAFDASQAGYQFVESAPWIPQFGIGYKLGVDGVSIWLVLLTTFIFPIALWFSGESIHEREKAYYALMLLMETATLGVFLALDMFLFYVFWEFALVPMYFIIGVWGGERRTYASVKFFIYTMAGSVLMLIAILALGINAGSFDLEAIARNNGSFAANALLFLAFAIAFAIKVPVFPFHTWLPDAHVEAPTAGSVILASVLLKMGGYGLIRFNLQLFPEASAAFAPLMIALAVIGILYGALVAFAQSDAKKLVAYSSVSHMGYILLGIFALNQIGIQGAILQMVNHGLSTGGLFLIIGFIYERRHTREMNKFGGLLARMPLYGALALILVLSSAGLPALNGFVGEFVILQGAFQANALATAFAAFGMVLSAAYLLTMFQKIFLGESRDPANDGLRDLNWREVVSVAPLIVMCFVIGLYATPFFNVMSSSVAGLLTGTGLAMK; encoded by the coding sequence ATGCTTTCACTGATCACGTTCATCCCAATCATCGGCGCAGCGGTCGTGGCGCTGGCGCCTCGGCGCCTGGCGCGCGTCATCGCGCTGGCGGCCTCGCTGGTCGCGTTTGTCCTTTCGCTGGGGCTGTTGGCCGCCTTCGATGCGTCGCAGGCCGGCTACCAGTTCGTCGAGTCGGCGCCGTGGATTCCCCAATTCGGCATCGGCTACAAGCTGGGTGTGGACGGCGTCAGCATCTGGCTGGTGCTGCTCACCACGTTCATCTTCCCCATCGCGCTGTGGTTCTCCGGTGAATCCATCCACGAGCGCGAGAAGGCCTACTACGCGCTGATGCTGCTGATGGAGACGGCGACGCTGGGCGTGTTCCTCGCCCTGGACATGTTCCTGTTCTACGTGTTCTGGGAGTTCGCGCTGGTGCCGATGTACTTCATCATCGGCGTGTGGGGCGGCGAACGGCGCACCTACGCGTCGGTCAAATTCTTCATCTACACCATGGCCGGCAGCGTGCTGATGTTGATCGCCATCCTGGCGCTGGGGATCAACGCCGGCTCGTTCGACCTGGAGGCCATCGCGCGCAATAACGGCAGCTTCGCAGCCAATGCGTTGCTCTTCCTGGCCTTCGCCATCGCGTTTGCGATCAAGGTGCCGGTCTTCCCGTTCCACACCTGGCTGCCCGACGCGCACGTCGAAGCGCCCACGGCCGGTTCGGTGATCCTGGCCTCGGTGCTGCTGAAGATGGGCGGCTACGGCCTGATCCGCTTCAACCTGCAGCTCTTCCCCGAGGCAAGCGCAGCCTTCGCCCCACTGATGATCGCGCTGGCGGTCATCGGCATCCTCTACGGCGCGTTGGTGGCCTTCGCACAGAGCGACGCCAAGAAGCTGGTCGCCTACTCGTCGGTGAGCCACATGGGCTATATCCTGCTCGGCATCTTCGCCCTCAACCAGATCGGCATCCAGGGCGCGATCTTGCAGATGGTCAACCACGGCCTGAGCACCGGCGGCCTGTTCCTGATCATCGGTTTCATTTACGAGCGCCGGCACACGCGCGAGATGAACAAATTCGGCGGCCTGCTGGCCCGGATGCCACTCTACGGCGCGCTGGCGCTGATCCTCGTGCTCAGCTCGGCCGGCCTGCCGGCGCTCAACGGCTTCGTCGGCGAATTCGTCATTTTGCAGGGCGCTTTCCAGGCTAACGCACTGGCGACGGCCTTCGCCGCCTTCGGGATGGTGCTCAGCGCTGCCTATCTGCTCACCATGTTCCAGAAGATCTTCCTCGGCGAGAGCCGCGATCCGGCGAATGACGGGCTGCGCGACCTGAACTGGCGCGAAGTCGTCTCGGTCGCGCCGCTGATCGTCATGTGCTTCGTGATCGGTCTATATGCCACACCCTTCTTCAACGTGATGAGCAGCAGCGTAGCCGGCTTGTTGACCGGCACCGGCCTGGCGATGAAGTGA
- a CDS encoding NADH-quinone oxidoreductase, with the protein MADLVNLTIDGVPVSVPKGTLVVDAAKKIGNDIPVFCYHPKLKPVGMCRMCLVDIGTPKIDPATKQPVRDEQGNVVITFAPKLTTACTTPVSEGMVVRTATEQVRAAREDILEFLLTSHPLDCPICDKGGECPLQNLTLGFGPGVSRFDYDAKFHNEKHVPLGDLIYLDRERCIQCARCIRFQDEIADDHVLQFHDRGRGMEIITFSDPPFDSYFGGNTTDICPVGALTTADFRFKARPWELDSTQSLCTHCPVGCNITLNTRLETKTGGYEIKRVMPRQNEQVNEIWICDKGRYVHHFTRAEDRLRRPMIRRDGRLAEATWEQALQLMSDRLRAAGSHVAAVVGDRIANEDAYLVAKLVRALNGVAGMSPSLPAHYADVVRAFGVGAQADFARLGKGDVILVVNGDVEEQAPVWFLRLRQAVVDRGAALVMAHARSTKMHRYARTIYRYEPGHAAKWAAARSEELIAKDLKDARNVLIVFGDEGLDGPGARALTQLLANLLVATGHAGKADSGLLAFYPHANTQGVFDMTVGAGHTDTSDSANGKVRTDARFSILDSQFEVVWLVGVGDANDAPPAKFTIVQELFMTELAKQADVVLPALSFAEREGTFTSGDRRVQRFYRALPSLGEARPDWWVAQEIAKRLGHHWGFQGPMHIFADIARSIPHYNGLSYEVISESGPQWPPMGRGDLYYGGTVYDNTGGLGARYPSDAERDSAGVHPYDVAVPEPTIAGLARRPRPLYRDGELIRRSAVLASHIMPIQETA; encoded by the coding sequence ATGGCTGACTTAGTGAATTTGACGATTGACGGCGTGCCCGTGTCCGTGCCGAAGGGCACGCTGGTGGTAGATGCAGCGAAGAAGATCGGGAACGACATCCCGGTGTTTTGCTATCACCCCAAGCTCAAGCCGGTAGGCATGTGCCGCATGTGCCTGGTGGACATCGGCACGCCGAAAATAGACCCGGCGACCAAACAGCCGGTGCGCGACGAGCAGGGCAACGTGGTGATCACCTTCGCGCCCAAACTGACGACGGCCTGCACGACACCGGTCAGCGAAGGCATGGTCGTCCGCACGGCGACCGAGCAGGTGCGCGCGGCGCGCGAAGACATCCTAGAGTTCCTGCTCACCTCGCATCCGCTCGATTGCCCGATCTGCGACAAGGGCGGCGAGTGCCCGCTGCAGAACCTGACGCTGGGCTTCGGCCCCGGCGTCAGCCGCTTCGACTACGACGCCAAATTCCACAACGAAAAGCACGTGCCGCTCGGCGACCTGATCTACCTCGACCGCGAACGCTGCATTCAGTGCGCGCGCTGCATCCGCTTCCAGGACGAGATCGCCGACGACCACGTGTTGCAGTTCCACGATCGCGGGCGGGGCATGGAGATCATCACTTTCAGCGACCCGCCGTTCGACTCGTACTTCGGCGGCAACACGACCGACATCTGCCCGGTCGGCGCGCTGACCACAGCCGACTTCCGCTTCAAGGCGCGGCCGTGGGAGCTGGACAGCACGCAAAGCCTGTGCACGCATTGCCCGGTAGGATGCAACATCACGCTGAACACTCGGCTGGAGACGAAGACCGGCGGCTACGAGATCAAGCGCGTGATGCCGCGCCAGAACGAGCAGGTCAACGAGATCTGGATTTGCGACAAAGGGCGCTATGTGCATCACTTCACCCGCGCGGAGGATCGTCTGCGCCGGCCGATGATCCGGCGCGACGGCCGGCTGGCCGAGGCAACCTGGGAGCAGGCGCTGCAACTGATGAGCGACCGGCTGCGGGCTGCGGGTTCGCACGTGGCCGCGGTCGTCGGCGATCGGATTGCCAATGAAGATGCCTACCTCGTCGCCAAGCTGGTGCGCGCGCTGAATGGCGTAGCCGGCATGTCGCCATCGCTGCCGGCCCACTACGCCGATGTCGTGCGCGCGTTCGGCGTGGGCGCCCAGGCCGACTTCGCCCGACTGGGCAAGGGCGATGTCATCCTCGTGGTGAACGGCGACGTAGAGGAGCAAGCGCCGGTGTGGTTCTTGCGCCTGCGCCAGGCGGTGGTGGATCGGGGTGCGGCGCTGGTGATGGCCCATGCGCGCAGCACGAAGATGCACCGCTACGCTCGAACGATCTATCGCTACGAGCCCGGCCATGCAGCCAAGTGGGCAGCGGCTCGAAGCGAGGAACTCATCGCGAAAGACTTGAAGGATGCGCGCAACGTGTTGATCGTCTTCGGCGATGAAGGCCTGGACGGTCCCGGCGCACGTGCGCTGACGCAGTTGCTGGCCAACCTGCTCGTCGCAACCGGCCACGCCGGCAAAGCCGATAGCGGCTTGCTCGCGTTCTATCCGCACGCCAACACCCAGGGCGTCTTCGACATGACGGTGGGCGCCGGGCATACGGACACATCAGATAGCGCGAATGGCAAGGTCAGGACGGATGCTCGATTCTCGATTCTCGATTCCCAATTCGAGGTTGTCTGGCTGGTCGGTGTGGGTGATGCGAACGACGCGCCGCCGGCCAAGTTCACCATCGTGCAAGAGCTGTTCATGACGGAGCTGGCCAAGCAGGCCGACGTGGTGCTACCGGCGCTGAGCTTCGCCGAGCGCGAGGGCACGTTCACCAGCGGCGACCGGCGCGTGCAGCGCTTCTACCGCGCGCTCCCGTCGCTGGGCGAGGCCCGGCCGGATTGGTGGGTGGCGCAAGAAATCGCCAAGCGGCTCGGCCACCATTGGGGCTTCCAAGGGCCGATGCACATCTTCGCCGACATCGCGCGCAGCATTCCGCACTACAACGGCCTGTCGTATGAGGTCATTAGCGAGAGCGGGCCGCAATGGCCGCCGATGGGGCGCGGCGACCTGTACTACGGCGGCACGGTATACGACAACACCGGCGGCTTGGGTGCTCGCTACCCCAGCGATGCCGAGCGCGATTCGGCCGGCGTGCATCCATACGACGTGGCCGTACCCGAACCGACCATCGCCGGGCTGGCGCGCAGGCCGCGTCCGCTGTATCGCGACGGCGAACTGATTCGCCGCAGCGCTGTGCTCGCGTCACACATCATGCCGATTCAGGAGACCGCCTAG
- the nuoK gene encoding NADH-quinone oxidoreductase subunit K — MDSTTFVVFLSAILFTIGVLGVLLRRSALLIFMSVELMLNAANLAFVAYAHRWVQLDGQIFVFFVMAVAAAEVAVGLALIVTIFRTKRSTNVDDLAALKG; from the coding sequence ATGGACTCAACAACCTTTGTCGTCTTCCTTTCCGCCATCCTTTTCACCATCGGCGTGCTAGGTGTGTTGCTACGCCGGAGCGCGCTGCTTATCTTCATGTCGGTCGAGCTGATGCTCAACGCGGCTAACCTGGCCTTCGTTGCATACGCGCATCGCTGGGTGCAACTCGACGGGCAGATCTTCGTGTTCTTCGTCATGGCGGTCGCCGCAGCCGAAGTGGCCGTTGGCCTGGCGCTGATCGTCACCATCTTCCGCACCAAGCGCAGCACGAACGTGGATGACTTGGCGGCGCTAAAGGGGTAG
- a CDS encoding NADH-quinone oxidoreductase subunit L: MELFILSPILFPLLGLLINTVWGRRMSERAIGGVATLAAAASFAVCMAMFGQLTAAEDARLAATVAPWISAGALNVSFGFLVDRLSIVIMLIVTGVGTLIHMFSVGYMHGDERFQRYFIYLNLFLASMLVLVMADNFLVMFVGWELVGLFSYLLIGFWFKNLKNAEAGRKAFVVNRIGDVGFVLGILLIFVTFGSLSFADVFAQAEARGEALAGAIGLITLLLFIGATGKSAQIPLFVWLPDAMAGPTPVSALIHAATMVTAGVYMMVRAGVLYELAPATQTIVAIVGALTAFVAGTSALRQLDIKKVLAYSTVSQLGYMVAACGLGAFIAADFHLLTHAFFKAALFLAAGSVIHGMEHGMHAAHGAHVDAQDMRHMGGLARRMPITFVAFLLGGLALAGVPPLSGFFSKDEILLDAFKHNPLVFALLAVSSVVTAFYVGRQLALVFTGPPRSEAAAHAVESNWLMTVPLIALTIGTVFAGLFNFPGTHPLTDWLAPVVQHGEAPKFDVVLAAVFSALAIGALAGAWLLYRNPERARAEAETGLGKFLAKAWYFDDIYASAIVKPFYAISTVCAQVLDVGVIDGAVNGVGRLFRSLGGSLRGLQTGFVRNYGLIMLAGVVVVVAYFVLNAR, from the coding sequence ATGGAGCTATTCATCCTGTCCCCGATCCTGTTCCCGCTGCTCGGCCTGCTGATCAACACGGTTTGGGGCCGGCGCATGAGCGAGCGCGCCATCGGCGGGGTGGCCACGCTGGCTGCGGCGGCATCGTTCGCCGTTTGCATGGCGATGTTCGGCCAGTTGACTGCCGCGGAAGATGCACGCCTGGCCGCGACCGTCGCGCCGTGGATCAGCGCCGGCGCGCTCAACGTGTCCTTCGGCTTCCTGGTAGACCGGCTCAGCATCGTCATCATGCTGATCGTCACCGGCGTCGGCACGCTGATCCACATGTTCAGCGTGGGCTACATGCACGGCGACGAGCGCTTCCAGCGCTACTTCATCTATCTCAACCTGTTCCTGGCGTCTATGCTGGTGCTGGTGATGGCCGACAACTTTCTGGTGATGTTCGTGGGCTGGGAGCTGGTCGGCCTGTTTTCGTATCTGCTCATCGGCTTCTGGTTCAAGAACCTCAAGAACGCCGAGGCGGGACGCAAAGCCTTCGTCGTCAATCGCATCGGCGACGTCGGTTTCGTGCTGGGTATTTTGCTCATCTTCGTCACGTTCGGCAGCCTGAGCTTCGCCGACGTGTTCGCGCAAGCCGAGGCGCGGGGCGAAGCGTTGGCCGGCGCGATTGGGCTGATCACGCTGCTGTTGTTCATCGGCGCGACCGGCAAGAGCGCGCAGATTCCGCTGTTCGTGTGGTTGCCGGATGCCATGGCCGGTCCGACGCCGGTATCCGCGCTCATCCACGCGGCGACGATGGTGACCGCCGGCGTGTATATGATGGTGCGCGCCGGTGTGCTGTATGAGCTAGCCCCGGCGACGCAGACGATCGTCGCCATTGTCGGCGCGCTCACCGCGTTCGTCGCCGGCACCAGCGCGCTGCGCCAACTCGACATCAAGAAGGTGCTGGCCTATTCAACCGTCAGCCAGCTCGGCTATATGGTTGCCGCCTGTGGCCTGGGCGCGTTCATCGCCGCCGATTTCCACCTGCTCACGCACGCTTTCTTCAAGGCTGCGTTGTTCCTGGCGGCCGGCAGCGTGATTCACGGGATGGAGCACGGCATGCACGCCGCGCACGGCGCACATGTGGATGCGCAGGACATGCGCCACATGGGCGGGCTGGCGCGCAGAATGCCGATCACCTTCGTCGCGTTCCTGCTCGGGGGGCTAGCACTGGCCGGCGTGCCGCCGCTGTCCGGCTTCTTCTCCAAAGACGAAATTCTGCTAGACGCCTTCAAGCACAACCCGTTGGTGTTCGCCTTGTTGGCCGTCAGCTCTGTGGTAACGGCGTTCTACGTCGGCCGGCAACTGGCGCTGGTGTTCACCGGCCCGCCGCGCAGCGAAGCCGCCGCGCACGCCGTCGAGTCGAACTGGCTGATGACCGTGCCGCTGATCGCGTTGACGATCGGCACGGTGTTCGCCGGCTTGTTCAACTTCCCCGGCACGCATCCGCTGACGGATTGGCTCGCGCCGGTCGTGCAGCACGGCGAAGCGCCCAAGTTCGATGTTGTCCTAGCGGCGGTGTTTAGCGCACTGGCGATCGGCGCGTTGGCCGGCGCGTGGCTGCTTTACCGCAACCCCGAGCGCGCTCGGGCCGAGGCCGAAACCGGCCTTGGCAAGTTCCTGGCGAAGGCATGGTATTTCGACGACATCTATGCATCGGCGATCGTCAAGCCCTTCTACGCCATCAGCACGGTATGTGCGCAGGTGCTTGACGTCGGCGTGATTGATGGCGCAGTGAACGGCGTAGGGCGCCTGTTCCGCAGCCTGGGCGGGTCGCTGCGCGGCCTGCAGACCGGCTTCGTGCGCAACTACGGCTTGATCATGCTCGCCGGCGTGGTCGTCGTTGTGGCATATTTCGTGCTGAATGCGAGGTGA
- a CDS encoding NADH-quinone oxidoreductase subunit J, with protein sequence MNPDLPILILLGIVSVASALGLLLSRNAIYAALFLVLNFGVGAVIYLVLNAPFIAVVQVSVYAGAIMVLFLFVIMLLGAERLSPAENPPGTSFQRPLAIALGGVLLVLALYVLFARQPPTTAAALADSSPMAVGMSLFTTYVFPFEVVSILLLVAMVGAVVLTRNR encoded by the coding sequence ATGAACCCGGACTTGCCCATCCTCATCCTCCTCGGCATCGTGAGTGTCGCTTCCGCGCTCGGTTTGTTGCTGAGCCGCAACGCGATCTACGCGGCGCTGTTCCTGGTGCTGAACTTCGGCGTCGGAGCAGTGATCTACTTGGTGCTGAATGCGCCGTTCATCGCCGTCGTGCAGGTGAGCGTGTATGCCGGCGCGATCATGGTGCTCTTCCTGTTCGTGATCATGCTGCTGGGCGCGGAGCGGCTCAGCCCTGCTGAGAACCCGCCAGGGACGTCGTTCCAGCGACCGCTGGCGATCGCGCTCGGCGGTGTGTTGCTGGTTTTGGCACTTTACGTATTGTTCGCCCGGCAGCCGCCAACGACGGCGGCCGCACTGGCCGACTCCAGCCCGATGGCCGTCGGCATGTCCTTATTTACCACTTACGTCTTCCCTTTCGAGGTCGTGTCTATTCTGCTGCTGGTTGCAATGGTCGGCGCAGTGGTGCTCACGCGGAATAGGTGA
- the lgt gene encoding prolipoprotein diacylglyceryl transferase, translating into MDPRIAFELGPLRIHWYGVVITAGMIVATYIAALEMKRRGEDPGVVWDGVLWVIAFGILGARLYHVFSSPNDGSNSGWAYYRQNPLQILAIWNGGLGIYGGLIGGILGALLVSLKHRVSFWRLADSAAPGVLIAQSIGRWGNYANQELYGGPTGSAWWGITIDPAFRIRTPHVDFTDLQRYPPETRFHPTFFYESVWNFVGFIGLMWIARRFQDRLRDGDMMGLYFIWYGLGRSWIELFFRPDAWTFGPLPTAVLISLAGIAFGVAILFVNHVVRPPAAPQPAVSA; encoded by the coding sequence ATGGATCCGCGAATCGCGTTCGAACTCGGTCCGCTACGCATACATTGGTACGGCGTCGTCATCACAGCCGGCATGATCGTCGCCACCTACATCGCCGCGCTGGAGATGAAGCGCCGAGGCGAAGACCCAGGTGTGGTCTGGGACGGTGTGCTGTGGGTGATCGCGTTCGGCATCCTCGGCGCGCGGCTGTATCACGTCTTCTCTTCGCCCAACGACGGCAGCAACAGCGGCTGGGCCTACTACCGCCAGAACCCGCTGCAAATCCTCGCCATCTGGAACGGCGGGCTGGGCATCTACGGCGGCTTGATCGGCGGCATCCTCGGCGCGCTCCTCGTCAGCCTCAAGCATCGCGTCAGCTTCTGGCGGTTGGCCGATAGCGCCGCGCCCGGCGTGCTCATTGCGCAATCCATCGGTCGCTGGGGCAACTACGCCAACCAGGAACTTTACGGCGGGCCGACCGGCTCAGCGTGGTGGGGCATCACGATTGACCCGGCCTTTCGCATTCGCACGCCGCACGTGGACTTTACCGATCTGCAGCGTTATCCGCCGGAGACGCGCTTCCATCCCACCTTCTTTTACGAGTCGGTCTGGAACTTCGTCGGCTTCATCGGGTTGATGTGGATTGCGCGCCGCTTCCAGGATCGCCTGCGCGACGGGGACATGATGGGGCTGTATTTCATCTGGTATGGCTTGGGCCGGTCGTGGATCGAGTTGTTCTTCCGGCCCGATGCCTGGACGTTTGGCCCGCTGCCGACTGCTGTGCTGATCTCGCTGGCCGGCATCGCCTTCGGCGTGGCGATCCTATTTGTCAACCACGTCGTTCGCCCACCCGCTGCGCCGCAGCCGGCGGTTTCGGCCTAA
- the nuoI gene encoding NADH-quinone oxidoreductase subunit I, with translation MGLKDVLTRIPVGFLTVLKTVTRRPVTIQYPEQQKPMSARFRGRHHLKRYEDGLERCIGCALCAAACPADAIYVEAGENTNEERYSPGERYARVYEINMLRCIFCGYCEDACPTNAIVLEPIEFPTGYTRESMIYTKEMLLESPPINVPATPQRTPPGKYDRAILPFPPIDESQ, from the coding sequence ATGGGCTTAAAAGACGTTCTCACCCGCATCCCGGTCGGCTTCCTGACGGTGCTCAAGACCGTAACGCGCAGGCCGGTGACGATTCAGTATCCTGAGCAACAAAAGCCGATGTCGGCACGCTTCCGCGGGCGGCATCACCTCAAGCGCTACGAGGATGGCCTGGAGCGCTGCATCGGTTGCGCGTTGTGTGCCGCAGCCTGCCCGGCCGATGCGATCTACGTAGAGGCCGGCGAGAACACCAACGAGGAGCGTTATTCGCCGGGCGAGCGCTACGCCAGGGTGTACGAAATCAACATGCTCCGCTGCATCTTCTGCGGCTACTGCGAAGACGCCTGCCCGACGAACGCGATCGTGCTCGAGCCGATCGAATTCCCGACCGGCTACACCCGCGAGAGCATGATCTACACCAAGGAGATGTTGCTCGAATCGCCGCCGATCAACGTGCCGGCCACGCCACAGCGCACACCGCCGGGCAAATACGATCGCGCCATCTTGCCCTTCCCACCGATTGACGAAAGCCAATGA
- the nuoH gene encoding NADH-quinone oxidoreductase subunit H produces the protein MPILLEVTLKSVVLIFVLLTGFAYLSLVERKVLARLQARIGPNRAGPMGLLQPLADGLKLIFKESVTPAGVDKPIYFLAPVLVVVPALILFAVIPVGQGPAFQLASDINVGALYVVGVMGVAVYGITLAGWASNNKYAALGGLRASAQVISYELGMGLSIVAVVLMASSASLADIVEAQMPGNILGWFVFRQPVAAAIFAITALAELARAPFDLVEAEQELTAGFMTEYSGMKFALFFMGEYVKMIAVSALFVTFFLGGWSGPFVDQVPILSVVYFTIKVVACLLLMIWTRATLPRMRYDRLMGFGWKVLTPVAIANVIVTAFLIALGVPGYK, from the coding sequence ATGCCAATTCTACTCGAAGTCACCTTGAAGTCGGTCGTGCTGATCTTCGTGCTGCTGACCGGCTTCGCTTACCTGTCGCTGGTGGAGCGCAAGGTGCTGGCGCGGTTGCAAGCGCGCATCGGCCCGAACCGCGCCGGCCCGATGGGCCTGCTCCAGCCGCTGGCCGATGGCCTTAAGCTCATCTTCAAAGAGAGCGTCACTCCGGCCGGGGTGGATAAGCCGATCTACTTTCTGGCGCCGGTGCTCGTGGTTGTGCCGGCGCTCATCCTGTTCGCGGTGATCCCGGTCGGCCAAGGGCCGGCCTTCCAGCTCGCCAGCGACATCAACGTCGGCGCGCTGTATGTCGTCGGCGTGATGGGCGTCGCAGTCTATGGCATCACGCTGGCCGGCTGGGCATCGAACAACAAATATGCTGCGCTGGGCGGCCTGCGCGCCTCGGCGCAGGTCATCTCGTATGAGCTGGGCATGGGCTTGTCCATCGTCGCCGTCGTGCTGATGGCGTCGAGCGCGAGCCTGGCCGACATCGTCGAGGCGCAGATGCCTGGCAACATCCTCGGCTGGTTCGTCTTCCGCCAGCCGGTCGCGGCGGCGATCTTCGCGATCACCGCGCTGGCCGAGCTGGCGCGCGCTCCATTCGACCTGGTCGAGGCCGAGCAGGAGCTGACCGCCGGCTTCATGACCGAATACAGTGGCATGAAGTTCGCGCTGTTCTTCATGGGCGAATACGTCAAGATGATCGCCGTCAGCGCACTGTTCGTCACCTTCTTCCTGGGCGGCTGGAGCGGGCCGTTCGTGGATCAGGTGCCGATTCTCTCGGTCGTGTATTTCACGATCAAAGTTGTGGCCTGCCTGTTGCTGATGATCTGGACGCGCGCGACGCTGCCGCGCATGCGCTACGATCGGCTGATGGGCTTCGGCTGGAAGGTGCTGACGCCGGTGGCGATTGCCAATGTGATCGTCACGGCGTTCCTGATCGCCCTGGGTGTGCCTGGTTATAAGTGA